TGGAAAGATAATTTTGTTACTTCATTTGCAACAATTTCAAAACCCCGACCATGTTCTCCTGCCCGAGCCGCTTCGATAGAAGCATTTAAAGCAAGTAAGTTGGTCTGTTTTGCTACTTGTTGGATTGAACCCGCAACAGAACCAATTTCTTTTGACCTTTCACCGAAGGAATCGATAAGATCTTTAAGTTTTCTCATACCTGAATTAGAATAACTATCATCCATGTTTTATCCTCCTCATATATTCTTTTCCATTAATTTCATTATCGGATTTTATGACCTAGCTATTGATATCCGGCTTGTTGTAAGCGAAATAGTTTTTCGTATTTTCCTTTGTTCAAAAGGAGTTCTTCATGGCTTCCCCATTCTGTTTTTTTACCTTGTTCGAGTACTAAAATTTGATCAGCCATTCTTACCGTAGAAAATCTATGAGAAATTAGGATCACGGTTTTACCTTGAGTATGTTCTCTGAAATGTTCGAATACTTTCATTTCTGCTTCCGCATCAATGGCAGATGTAGGTTCATCTAAGATAAGAATGTCTGCACTGGTTCGCATAAAAGCTCGAGCAAGTGCCACCTTTTGCCATTGCCCTCCTGATAATTCACGTCCATCTTGGAACCACTTTCCAAGCCTTGTTGCATATCCGTGTTCTAAATTGGTAACAAAATCATGTGCCATTCCGAGTTTGGCTGCTGGAATCCATTCTGCTTCCGATTGCACTTTTTGTACATCACCCATTCCAATATTCTCTCCTACTTTGAATTGGTATTGAACAAAGTTTTGAAAGATAACTCCGAACCTCTTACGTAAAGTTTCTTCATCCCAATCTTCTAAATGAATTCCATCTAAATAAATTTTCCCGGACGTTGGAGAATATAAACGAGTGAGAAGTTTGATAAGAGTTGTTTTGCCTGATCCATTCTCTCCAACAATTGCAAGTTTCTCTTCTGGTTTTAATTCAAAACTGACATTAGAAAGAGAAGGTTGTTTGGCTCCTGGATATTGAAAAGAAACGGAATCAAAAACAATTCCTAATCTTTGGTGATTTCCTTTTTTATTTCCATATTGTTTGAGGATTTTTAGGTCCAAAAACTCCATAAGATTTTCGATATATAAATGATCTTCATAGATTCCGCCAAAGGCAGAAAGGGCATTGGAAAATGTACCTTGGCCTTGTCTAAAAATGACAAGATACATTGTCATTTCACCTAATGAAATTTTGTGTAACAGGGCTAAACATACAATCCATATATAAGAACCGTAAAAAGCAAACTGGCTAAGTAATCCGAGGAGAAAACTAAAGATTCCTTTGGTTATGGTTAGTTTTTTGTCCTCGATATAAATTCTTTGAAAGTTGTTTTTATATCTATTTAGAAATTCTTTTCCTAAGTTAAAAAGTAAAATTTCTTTTGCATTGTCTTCTCTGGCCATCAAAGTTTCTAGGTAAACTTGTTCTCTAGTTTCTTTTGCTTTCCATCGAAACAATCGGAAACTATGATTCGAAAACTTTGTCTCAGCGATAAAAGAAGGAATGGCTGCGATGACTAAAATAAATGATGCGAGTGGGGAGAGTTTGATGAGAAGCCCAAAAAAACTGACGATCGTGATGGATGATTGAGCAATGGTGAAAAATCTTGTGACCATAGATAAAGGTTTTGAAGATGCCTCTGTTCTGGCCTGTGTCATTTTGTCGTAGGTTTCTGAATCTTCAAATTGTGTAAGTTCTAAACGAATGGCTTTGGAGAGAATCCTTTCGTTCACTTCTTGGCCCAAACGAATGCGTAGTAACGTGTAAGCGATATTGTATAACTTCTGCGATCCGAAATAGAGAATGGTTAAAATCCCTTCGACATAAACTAAACTTACAGCATCTGATTGTAACAAATCCATCCACAACTCGGATTTGGATTGGCTTTGGAGGATGGAATCGATGATTAGTTTTCCAATCCATACAAGAAAGGAAGGAAACAAACCGTTGGCAATGGTCAGAATGGAGATAAGAGCGGTTAAACCTGGGGAACTTTTGTAAGACAAATCAAAGGCGATTCGTGAAGTTTTCAAAATCCTTAAAAAGGTATCGAACATACTAGTTAGATTGTTTTTGGCATTTGTTTTCGATACCTTTTTTTGATTCAATTCAACATTACGTAATGAAATTCCTGATTGTAATATTCCTTTTGAATTGTAAGGATGATAGGATATGTCAAAAGATCGTCTTGATAAAGTTCTCGGAAATTTTGGACTTGGTTCGCGTTCCGATGTTAAGAAGGAGATTCACCAAGGACTTGTCAAAGTCAATGGTGTTGTGACTAAGGATCCTGGTTTTAAAGTTGCTCTAACTGATGAAGTTATCTATTATGAAGAGACCCTTATTCGAAAAGAGTTCTATTATTTTATGATGAATAAGGCGCCTGATTGTATCACTGCAACAGAAGACTCTCGTGAAAAAACAGTGATGGATTATTTAAGCGAAAGACATGCGAACATGAATTTGTTCCCAGTGGGTAGGTTGGATAAAGAAACGGAAGGTTTACTTCTTTTTACAACGGACGGTGTCCTTGCTCATTATTATACATCTCCTAAGCATTTTGTAGAAAAAGAATACTATGCAGAAATTTCTGATGAAGTGACCGATGAAGACATCCTTGCATTTGAATCAGGGGTTGTATTGGATGATGGTTACAGAACTCTACCAGCAAGGCTTGCCATACCAGACCCGCACCAAAAAAAGATAGTCACTGTATGGTTGAAGGAAGGGAAATATAGACAAATCCGTAGGATGTTTCAAAGTTTAGGTAAGGAAGTCACTTACCTAAAACGAATGAAGATGGGAAACTTGACATTAGATCCGACACTTTCACTTGGAAGTTATCGGGAATTGTCTGCGGACGAGGAAATCCTACTCAGACAAAAAACATCGATCATTCAATGAATCTTTCTATTTTCTCAAAAAAAGCTTCTGGTGCCCTCCTTGGGCGAGCTTTTGATAGAGAAACAAATAGTTGTTCGTCTTTCATGCTAGCTAATAAATTTCCGTTTGAATCAATAACGTCTTGTCTAAAATAAAACCTGATCTTTTCGAAACTTTCTATCCAACTTAAAATTTTAACATGTGATCCCGGTTCGGGTTTTTTGTGAATGATGATTTCACCTCCCATAAAGAAGGTTGTCGCATCGGTTTCCTTAAT
Above is a window of Leptospira perdikensis DNA encoding:
- a CDS encoding ABC transporter ATP-binding protein gives rise to the protein MKTSRIAFDLSYKSSPGLTALISILTIANGLFPSFLVWIGKLIIDSILQSQSKSELWMDLLQSDAVSLVYVEGILTILYFGSQKLYNIAYTLLRIRLGQEVNERILSKAIRLELTQFEDSETYDKMTQARTEASSKPLSMVTRFFTIAQSSITIVSFFGLLIKLSPLASFILVIAAIPSFIAETKFSNHSFRLFRWKAKETREQVYLETLMAREDNAKEILLFNLGKEFLNRYKNNFQRIYIEDKKLTITKGIFSFLLGLLSQFAFYGSYIWIVCLALLHKISLGEMTMYLVIFRQGQGTFSNALSAFGGIYEDHLYIENLMEFLDLKILKQYGNKKGNHQRLGIVFDSVSFQYPGAKQPSLSNVSFELKPEEKLAIVGENGSGKTTLIKLLTRLYSPTSGKIYLDGIHLEDWDEETLRKRFGVIFQNFVQYQFKVGENIGMGDVQKVQSEAEWIPAAKLGMAHDFVTNLEHGYATRLGKWFQDGRELSGGQWQKVALARAFMRTSADILILDEPTSAIDAEAEMKVFEHFREHTQGKTVILISHRFSTVRMADQILVLEQGKKTEWGSHEELLLNKGKYEKLFRLQQAGYQ
- a CDS encoding pseudouridine synthase, producing MSKDRLDKVLGNFGLGSRSDVKKEIHQGLVKVNGVVTKDPGFKVALTDEVIYYEETLIRKEFYYFMMNKAPDCITATEDSREKTVMDYLSERHANMNLFPVGRLDKETEGLLLFTTDGVLAHYYTSPKHFVEKEYYAEISDEVTDEDILAFESGVVLDDGYRTLPARLAIPDPHQKKIVTVWLKEGKYRQIRRMFQSLGKEVTYLKRMKMGNLTLDPTLSLGSYRELSADEEILLRQKTSIIQ